The Streptomyces sp. NBC_00224 genome has a window encoding:
- a CDS encoding dihydrofolate reductase family protein yields MRKIIASVYITLDGVIENPSWSAPFFNDEAAKFAQAQLFAADALLLGRVTYQGFAAAWPTITDEDGFADRMNSMRKYVATTTLDTAEWNATLLAGDVPAAVTELKQQDGGDLLVYGSGDLVNTLLEADLVDELRLWTHPVIEGTGKRLFTAASPKKTLQLISTTTFSTGAQVLAYAPVAPADQ; encoded by the coding sequence ATGCGCAAGATCATCGCGTCCGTCTACATCACGCTCGACGGCGTCATCGAGAACCCGTCCTGGTCGGCCCCGTTCTTCAACGACGAAGCCGCCAAGTTCGCCCAGGCCCAGCTGTTCGCCGCCGACGCCCTCCTGCTCGGCCGCGTCACCTACCAGGGATTCGCCGCTGCCTGGCCGACGATCACCGACGAGGACGGCTTCGCCGACCGTATGAACAGCATGCGCAAGTACGTGGCCACCACCACGCTCGACACCGCCGAGTGGAACGCCACTCTCCTCGCCGGCGACGTCCCGGCCGCCGTGACCGAGCTGAAGCAGCAGGACGGCGGGGACCTGCTCGTCTACGGCAGCGGCGACCTCGTCAACACGCTGCTCGAAGCCGACCTCGTCGACGAGCTCCGGCTGTGGACCCACCCCGTCATCGAGGGCACCGGGAAGCGTCTGTTCACCGCGGCTTCCCCGAAGAAGACCCTCCAGCTGATCAGCACCACCACCTTCAGCACCGGCGCCCAGGTCCTCGCCTACGCGCCCGTCGCCCCGGCCGACCAGTAG
- a CDS encoding DUF4287 domain-containing protein: MTDSANGPASYFPSIEAKYGHPIAHWKELISSSPLTKHMELVAWLKTEHSLGHGHANALVAHTLAENTGK, encoded by the coding sequence ATGACCGACAGTGCCAACGGCCCCGCCAGCTACTTCCCTTCCATCGAGGCGAAGTACGGCCACCCCATCGCGCATTGGAAGGAACTCATCTCCTCCTCGCCCCTGACCAAGCACATGGAACTCGTCGCCTGGCTCAAGACGGAACACAGCTTGGGGCACGGCCACGCCAACGCCCTCGTGGCGCACACCCTTGCCGAGAACACCGGCAAGTGA
- a CDS encoding helix-turn-helix domain-containing protein produces the protein MQRFAAELRRLRIAAGDPQLKTIAARAQCSQATVSETLNGRRLPSETVTRRLVTALGGDWARWKELWREVRTELDELKHPAPQTPQTLQADMVCYPDPPAFYRAAADRVRAARHEIRLTYVRLHPPGQWVDSEVTAYYETLLQWARETSESASVRRIIGVPERDGVPPPAYLAWLQEHQEEVRDLYTYEARVMSWNSSCAWHNTALIDDSVTFLSFSGAGRQQLTGFSVEGPVFLAYFASIFDRAWGALRTLDEYVARQSR, from the coding sequence GTGCAGCGGTTCGCCGCGGAGCTGCGACGGCTGCGCATCGCCGCAGGAGACCCTCAGCTCAAGACGATCGCTGCGCGGGCGCAGTGCAGTCAGGCGACGGTCTCCGAAACGCTCAACGGCCGTCGCCTGCCCAGTGAGACCGTCACCCGTCGGCTGGTCACCGCTTTGGGCGGCGACTGGGCGCGGTGGAAGGAGCTCTGGCGGGAGGTCCGGACCGAGCTGGACGAGCTGAAACACCCTGCGCCGCAGACGCCGCAGACGCTGCAGGCCGACATGGTCTGCTACCCGGACCCTCCCGCCTTCTACCGCGCCGCGGCCGACCGGGTCCGCGCCGCCCGACACGAGATCCGTCTCACCTACGTACGGCTCCATCCTCCCGGCCAGTGGGTCGACTCGGAGGTGACTGCCTACTACGAGACGTTGTTGCAGTGGGCCAGGGAGACCAGCGAGTCCGCCAGCGTCCGGCGCATCATCGGCGTTCCGGAGCGCGACGGCGTGCCGCCGCCGGCCTATCTGGCCTGGCTGCAAGAACATCAGGAAGAAGTCAGGGACCTGTACACCTACGAGGCACGGGTTATGTCCTGGAACAGCTCCTGCGCCTGGCACAACACCGCCCTCATAGACGACTCCGTCACCTTTCTCTCCTTTTCCGGTGCCGGCCGCCAACAACTCACCGGGTTCAGCGTCGAAGGGCCCGTCTTCCTGGCGTACTTCGCGTCCATTTTCGACCGTGCCTGGGGCGCATTGCGGACTCTCGACGAATACGTGGCC
- a CDS encoding NADP-dependent oxidoreductase, producing MKAIALESYGAADDLRLVELPDPKVAPGEVLVRVKAAGVNPVDWKLAAGYLDPIMEVRFPLISGWDVSGVVERVGLDATEFAVGDEVFGYVRKDWAQNGTYAELVAAPVRTLARKPAALTWEQAAGAPLAGLTAQQTIKRVGLAKGETVLIHAAAGGVGSLGVQIAVALGARVIGTASERNHDFLRELGAEPVTYGDGLADRVRALAPDGVDAALDFVGEGAVDVSQQLLRKRDRVASITDGEAAARGGHYVWVRPDAGDLTELAALADAGKLTVPVEHALPLAETAEAWRLSQAGRTRGKIVLTV from the coding sequence ATGAAGGCAATCGCGCTTGAATCGTACGGAGCGGCCGACGACCTGCGGCTGGTCGAGCTGCCCGATCCCAAGGTCGCGCCCGGTGAGGTCCTCGTCCGGGTGAAGGCGGCCGGGGTCAATCCGGTCGACTGGAAACTCGCCGCCGGTTACCTGGACCCGATCATGGAAGTCCGTTTCCCGCTGATCTCCGGCTGGGACGTGTCCGGTGTGGTGGAACGCGTGGGCCTGGACGCGACGGAGTTCGCGGTGGGGGACGAGGTCTTCGGGTATGTGCGCAAGGACTGGGCGCAGAACGGCACGTACGCCGAACTCGTCGCCGCGCCCGTGCGCACCTTGGCCAGGAAGCCCGCCGCGCTGACCTGGGAGCAGGCCGCCGGAGCGCCGCTCGCGGGGCTCACCGCCCAGCAGACGATCAAGCGGGTCGGTCTGGCCAAGGGCGAGACCGTGTTGATCCACGCCGCGGCCGGCGGCGTCGGCTCGCTCGGCGTGCAGATCGCCGTCGCGCTCGGCGCCCGGGTGATCGGCACCGCGAGTGAACGCAACCACGACTTCCTCCGCGAGCTCGGTGCGGAACCGGTCACCTACGGGGACGGGCTCGCCGATCGGGTACGGGCCCTGGCACCCGACGGCGTCGATGCCGCCCTCGACTTCGTCGGCGAGGGCGCGGTCGACGTCTCGCAGCAGCTGCTCCGCAAGCGCGACCGGGTCGCGTCCATCACCGACGGTGAGGCCGCGGCCAGGGGCGGCCACTATGTTTGGGTACGCCCCGATGCCGGTGATCTGACGGAACTCGCCGCGCTCGCGGACGCGGGCAAGCTGACGGTGCCCGTGGAACACGCGCTGCCGCTGGCCGAGACCGCCGAAGCGTGGCGCCTGAGCCAGGCGGGCCGCACCCGAGGAAAGATCGTCCTGACCGTCTAG